Proteins encoded together in one Bacteroides ovatus window:
- a CDS encoding helix-turn-helix domain-containing protein: METDLKKIVGHRLQMLRMEKNLTQEQMGEKLNLSTSAYCKIEYGETDLTLTRLNKIAEVLNMSALELFNKIDGNVYVNNSGTIGTNIGVAKDCSSVHIEAADDLRELIKANSRLLDMLYKRIELLENKVLL; the protein is encoded by the coding sequence ATGGAAACAGATTTAAAGAAGATAGTAGGACATCGGCTGCAAATGCTTCGTATGGAAAAGAATCTTACACAAGAACAAATGGGAGAAAAGTTGAACTTATCAACAAGTGCCTATTGTAAGATTGAATATGGTGAAACTGACCTCACGTTAACCAGGCTGAATAAAATAGCAGAGGTACTAAATATGTCTGCATTAGAACTATTTAATAAAATAGACGGGAATGTGTATGTCAATAATTCCGGTACTATCGGAACTAATATTGGAGTCGCTAAAGACTGTAGTAGCGTGCATATCGAAGCGGCAGATGATCTTCGTGAGCTAATAAAAGCAAACAGTCGGCTCCTTGACATGTTATATAAACGTATAGAGCTTTTAGAAAATAAAGTGCTCTTATAG
- a CDS encoding HU family DNA-binding protein → MALQYVVTKRVFGFDKDKNEKYVAKSVRSGKVNFAKMCRKVSQLCGVHRKVVDLVVSGLVDKMAEDIDDGKSVQLGEFGIFSPTIRAKSADDEKDVSSKSIVQRKIIFYPGKIFKDTLEDMSITRRVEIETDYTDGSSNGGNNGGNPDSGDDGKGDNGEAPDPAA, encoded by the coding sequence ATGGCTTTACAGTATGTAGTAACAAAACGTGTGTTCGGTTTTGACAAGGACAAAAACGAAAAGTATGTAGCAAAATCGGTTCGTTCCGGTAAGGTGAATTTTGCAAAGATGTGTCGCAAGGTGAGTCAGCTTTGTGGTGTCCATCGTAAGGTGGTGGATTTGGTGGTCAGTGGTCTGGTAGATAAGATGGCTGAAGATATTGACGACGGAAAGAGTGTTCAGTTGGGTGAATTCGGTATTTTCAGTCCTACTATCCGTGCCAAGAGTGCGGATGATGAGAAAGATGTTTCGTCCAAGTCAATCGTTCAAAGAAAGATTATTTTTTATCCGGGAAAAATCTTTAAGGATACGTTGGAAGATATGAGTATCACCCGTCGTGTGGAGATTGAAACGGATTATACGGATGGAAGTAGTAACGGTGGTAATAATGGTGGCAATCCTGATTCCGGCGATGATGGTAAGGGAGATAACGGGGAAGCACCGGATCCGGCTGCATAA
- a CDS encoding oxaloacetate decarboxylase: MKKEIKFSLVYRDMWQSSGKYQPRVDQLVRIAPLIIEMGCFARVETNGGAFEQVNLLYGENPNKAVRAFTAPFKEAGIQTHMLDRGLNALRMYPVPADVRKLMYKVKHAQGVDITRIFCGLNETRNIIPSIKYALEAGMIPQATLCITYSPVHTVEYYARIADQLIEAGAPEICLKDMAGIGRPGMLGQLVRTIKEKHPDILIQYHGHSGPGLSMASILEVCENGADIIDVAMEPMSWGKVHPDVISVQAMLKDLGFQVPDINMKAYMKARAMTQEFIDDFLGYFMDPTNKYMSSLLLKCGLPGGMMGSMMADLKGVHSGINMILKSKNEPELSLDDLLVMLFDEVEYVWPKLGYPPLVTPFSQYVKNVALMNLMQQVKGEERWTMIDNHTWDMILGKSGRLPGTLAPEIIELAKSKGYEFVDTDPQLNYPDALDDYRKEMDENGWEYGEDDEELFELAMHDRQYRDYKSGVAKKRFEDELQHAKDASMAKSGYSEEDIKKLKRAKADPVIAPDNGQVLWEVSVEGPSIAPFIGRKYQHDEVFCYLSTPWGEYEKILTGFTGRVVEICAQQGATVRKGDVIGYILRSDIFA, from the coding sequence ATGAAAAAGGAAATTAAATTCAGTCTTGTTTATCGGGACATGTGGCAATCTTCCGGTAAATATCAACCTCGGGTTGATCAGCTTGTCCGTATCGCTCCTTTGATTATTGAGATGGGCTGTTTTGCCAGAGTTGAAACGAATGGCGGTGCTTTTGAGCAAGTGAATCTGTTGTACGGCGAAAATCCTAATAAAGCCGTCCGTGCTTTTACTGCGCCTTTTAAAGAAGCGGGTATTCAAACGCATATGCTCGATCGCGGATTGAATGCGTTGCGCATGTACCCGGTTCCGGCAGATGTGCGTAAACTGATGTATAAAGTCAAGCATGCGCAAGGAGTGGATATCACCCGTATCTTCTGTGGACTGAATGAGACGAGAAACATCATTCCTTCTATTAAATATGCTTTGGAAGCAGGTATGATTCCGCAGGCAACTCTTTGTATCACGTATTCTCCGGTGCATACCGTTGAGTATTATGCCCGAATTGCCGATCAGCTGATTGAGGCCGGTGCACCTGAAATTTGTTTGAAAGACATGGCAGGTATCGGTCGCCCGGGTATGTTGGGGCAATTGGTCAGGACTATCAAGGAGAAACATCCGGATATATTGATTCAATATCATGGTCATAGTGGGCCGGGATTGTCTATGGCTTCTATCCTTGAGGTTTGCGAGAATGGTGCGGATATCATTGATGTAGCTATGGAGCCGATGTCTTGGGGCAAAGTGCATCCGGACGTAATCTCGGTACAGGCAATGTTGAAAGATTTAGGTTTTCAGGTTCCGGATATTAATATGAAAGCATATATGAAGGCTCGTGCGATGACGCAGGAATTCATTGATGACTTTCTGGGTTACTTCATGGATCCTACCAACAAATATATGTCTTCGCTTTTATTGAAATGTGGTTTGCCGGGTGGTATGATGGGTTCCATGATGGCAGACTTGAAAGGAGTGCATTCCGGTATCAATATGATATTAAAGAGTAAGAACGAACCAGAACTTAGTCTTGACGATTTGCTGGTAATGCTTTTCGACGAAGTGGAATATGTGTGGCCTAAGTTGGGTTATCCTCCTTTGGTGACTCCTTTCAGCCAGTATGTGAAAAATGTTGCATTAATGAATCTTATGCAGCAGGTAAAAGGGGAAGAACGTTGGACAATGATAGATAACCATACTTGGGATATGATTCTGGGTAAGAGTGGACGTCTGCCGGGTACGCTTGCTCCGGAGATTATAGAATTGGCGAAGTCTAAAGGATATGAGTTTGTCGATACTGATCCGCAGTTGAATTATCCGGATGCTTTGGATGATTATCGCAAGGAAATGGATGAGAATGGTTGGGAGTATGGAGAGGATGACGAAGAACTTTTTGAACTGGCTATGCACGATCGTCAGTATCGCGATTATAAGTCGGGTGTTGCCAAGAAACGTTTTGAGGATGAATTACAACATGCTAAGGATGCATCTATGGCAAAGAGTGGTTATTCCGAGGAAGATATCAAGAAGTTGAAACGCGCCAAGGCAGACCCGGTCATTGCTCCTGATAACGGGCAGGTACTTTGGGAAGTTTCCGTAGAGGGTCCATCCATTGCTCCTTTCATCGGACGTAAATATCAGCATGACGAAGTCTTTTGTTATCTTTCTACTCCATGGGGAGAATATGAAAAGATTCTGACTGGATTTACCGGACGTGTGGTGGAAATATGTGCACAACAAGGCGCTACCGTACGTAAGGGAGATGTTATCGGTTATATTCTGCGGAGCGATATCTTTGCGTGA
- a CDS encoding LPP20 family lipoprotein, whose amino-acid sequence MKHWLLFILVISWFCFPLSGQQTNRPDWVKQHPVSGLSYIGIGMAEISGGDYQQKAKQNALSDLVSEIQVVIAANSLLNTLEDDGNVKQTFAESIRTEARAEIENFRLVDSWRSDNEYWVYYELNKDDYAALVEARRQKAIRNGFDFWYKGHITLQQGDLMTAIELFSNGMEAIRPVLNQELFCSYEGKTINLATELYAALAGVFDGITIVLNPATVSVTPFQGIREPIAIGVYRNGNPLRNIRLKAEFVSGSGDLSSMSPTDESGVAALYVRNITSKQAQQEIGISLIDDVFSLFRKGSYAALFKQMLSSLPGATLTVNTAQTQTSAYVRSAQSDVEAVERTVKSLLNNHFFNVVASSSEADIIVTLDNKCRKGNTVPGELYNFIEFFSTLGIKIENNRTGQTMLNYSINDERTLVPENKSASQGKNMAARELIKRLNREFARELKKITFDRTGKIPERQKMLPDVPVPVVGPSVPEKEADPVISVPVVVPEVIPAPLVPVKSAKPENQKAIRVEWLDGVFVEFDKLATLGDKSRIHLKIVNTNADDCEVDLYSGNLTVINEKGEESPIVSLKLGSKFNDRRVTALIVPDLPTEMVIEVSKLQSVALLQLKDFKNNIVKLRGLK is encoded by the coding sequence ATGAAACATTGGCTTTTATTTATTCTTGTGATTTCATGGTTTTGCTTTCCGCTTTCCGGTCAACAAACGAACCGTCCTGACTGGGTGAAACAGCATCCTGTTAGTGGTTTAAGTTACATCGGAATAGGAATGGCTGAAATATCGGGAGGGGATTATCAGCAAAAGGCAAAGCAAAACGCTTTGTCTGACCTTGTATCTGAAATTCAAGTGGTGATTGCCGCCAATTCTTTGTTGAATACGTTGGAGGACGATGGTAATGTGAAACAAACCTTCGCAGAAAGTATTCGTACAGAAGCTCGGGCGGAAATAGAGAACTTTCGTCTGGTGGATTCCTGGCGAAGTGACAATGAGTATTGGGTTTATTATGAACTGAATAAGGATGATTATGCGGCCTTGGTGGAAGCACGTCGTCAGAAGGCAATCCGTAACGGATTCGATTTTTGGTATAAGGGACACATTACTTTACAACAGGGAGATTTAATGACTGCCATTGAATTATTCTCAAATGGGATGGAGGCTATACGCCCGGTGCTTAATCAGGAGTTGTTCTGCTCTTACGAAGGAAAGACAATTAATTTGGCGACTGAACTATATGCGGCTTTGGCTGGAGTATTTGATGGAATAACGATTGTTCTGAATCCCGCAACCGTTTCAGTCACGCCGTTTCAAGGTATAAGGGAGCCTATTGCTATAGGTGTTTACCGTAATGGAAATCCGTTAAGGAATATCCGGTTGAAAGCCGAGTTTGTTTCCGGGTCGGGAGATTTGTCTTCCATGTCTCCCACCGACGAATCGGGAGTTGCCGCTCTTTATGTGCGCAATATTACTTCTAAACAGGCACAGCAGGAAATTGGAATTTCATTAATTGATGATGTGTTCAGCTTGTTCCGGAAGGGAAGTTATGCAGCTTTATTCAAACAAATGCTTTCTTCTCTTCCCGGAGCAACGTTGACTGTCAACACGGCGCAGACACAGACTTCTGCTTATGTTAGAAGTGCGCAGAGCGATGTAGAGGCGGTGGAACGAACTGTGAAGAGTTTGCTGAACAATCATTTCTTTAACGTAGTTGCATCTTCTTCTGAAGCCGACATTATCGTTACATTGGATAATAAGTGTCGTAAAGGCAATACCGTTCCGGGTGAACTGTACAACTTCATCGAATTCTTTTCTACGTTGGGGATTAAAATAGAAAATAACCGGACGGGGCAAACCATGTTGAATTATTCTATTAATGATGAACGGACATTAGTACCTGAAAATAAGTCCGCTTCTCAAGGCAAGAATATGGCGGCGCGTGAATTGATAAAACGGCTGAACCGGGAGTTTGCACGTGAATTGAAGAAAATAACATTCGACAGAACCGGAAAGATTCCGGAAAGACAGAAGATGTTGCCGGATGTTCCTGTTCCGGTAGTCGGTCCTTCCGTACCGGAAAAAGAAGCTGATCCGGTTATATCTGTCCCTGTTGTGGTGCCGGAAGTTATTCCTGCTCCTTTGGTTCCGGTTAAGTCCGCCAAACCAGAGAATCAAAAGGCAATTCGGGTTGAATGGTTGGATGGTGTCTTTGTTGAATTTGACAAACTTGCAACTTTGGGAGACAAATCGAGGATACATCTTAAGATTGTGAATACAAATGCTGACGATTGCGAAGTGGACTTATATAGTGGAAATCTGACGGTTATAAACGAAAAAGGTGAAGAATCTCCGATTGTCAGTCTCAAACTGGGGTCTAAGTTCAATGACCGCAGAGTCACTGCGCTCATTGTGCCTGATCTGCCTACGGAGATGGTTATTGAGGTAAGTAAGTTGCAATCTGTGGCACTGCTGCAATTGAAGGATTTCAAAAATAATATAGTGAAGTTGAGAGGCTTGAAATGA
- a CDS encoding DUF6175 family protein, translating into MMKLRILLLNLLVVYTIHFMAQESYSNDVTCVKADDNIAVITASGTAEKKKDVYNMALKSIFNAIFLNGIDGVENGQPLVGKEDSYYMNQFFSSRYMLFVKNYETVGDPVRQSSKLYNGTVTAQILLGALKKDLIRNKLMTRPQEEMSMEETRQQIALPTIMVVPYKSNDRSSYADILKNDFDLRIAVSTVKEGFVKLGVKTVAAEGKQSGTLRASEWESKNADSNDKQLLMNSGADVYVIVDLQKDISAASGSRVSLIMTARETATGVDLASRKSWTNRFRTTDVDKLCAYAAQDVLDGFLKDISKEFARKVQQGNTVVLRVSLADNAINTMNSRINGSTTLSAHIRNWVRKNAQGGRYHIQGAVDDSLIFDSIQIPAKDSDGLPMDCITFADNLVNYLNDSGIDSEHRVDGSTIYLTIQ; encoded by the coding sequence ATGATGAAGTTACGAATACTGCTTTTGAACCTGCTAGTTGTATACACTATTCATTTCATGGCACAGGAGTCATACTCCAATGACGTAACTTGTGTGAAGGCAGATGATAACATAGCCGTTATCACCGCTTCCGGAACAGCCGAAAAAAAGAAAGATGTATATAATATGGCATTGAAGTCGATCTTTAATGCTATATTTCTCAACGGCATTGACGGAGTGGAAAACGGACAGCCGCTCGTCGGGAAAGAAGATTCTTACTATATGAATCAGTTTTTCAGTTCACGTTATATGCTCTTTGTGAAGAACTATGAAACGGTAGGAGATCCGGTACGACAATCTTCCAAGCTATACAATGGTACAGTAACGGCTCAAATCTTATTAGGTGCGCTTAAAAAAGACTTGATACGGAACAAATTGATGACGAGACCCCAGGAAGAAATGTCGATGGAGGAAACCCGGCAACAAATTGCTTTGCCGACAATCATGGTAGTCCCCTATAAAAGCAATGACCGAAGCTCATACGCTGATATTCTGAAGAATGATTTTGATCTTCGTATAGCCGTAAGTACGGTAAAGGAGGGATTTGTTAAGCTTGGCGTGAAGACAGTGGCTGCCGAGGGAAAACAGTCAGGAACTTTGCGTGCTTCCGAATGGGAAAGTAAGAATGCTGATTCCAATGATAAGCAGTTGTTGATGAATTCGGGAGCGGACGTCTATGTGATTGTTGATTTACAAAAAGACATATCTGCAGCTTCGGGAAGTAGAGTCTCATTGATTATGACTGCTCGTGAAACGGCTACCGGAGTAGATTTGGCTAGCCGGAAAAGCTGGACGAACCGCTTTAGGACGACGGACGTGGATAAGTTATGCGCATACGCGGCACAAGATGTTCTGGATGGTTTTCTGAAAGATATCTCGAAAGAGTTTGCCCGGAAAGTTCAACAGGGGAATACGGTTGTTCTTCGGGTTAGTCTCGCAGATAATGCTATCAATACGATGAATAGTCGGATAAACGGTAGTACTACTCTTTCGGCGCATATACGCAATTGGGTACGAAAAAATGCCCAGGGAGGACGCTACCATATTCAAGGTGCTGTGGACGATAGTCTGATATTTGATTCGATACAGATTCCTGCAAAGGACAGCGACGGCTTGCCGATGGATTGCATCACGTTTGCGGATAATCTGGTTAATTATCTGAATGATTCTGGAATAGATAGTGAACATAGAGTGGATGGAAGTACCATCTATTTGACTATTCAATAA